In Anaeromyxobacter diazotrophicus, a genomic segment contains:
- a CDS encoding aminotransferase-like domain-containing protein: MPTVDPGYRFAARVASLKSSAIREILQVVNRPDVISFAGGLPAPELFPTELLGALARDLLQSREAPQALQYGETEGIPALRSRILQRAPFPPGTFGEDGVLVTQGSQQGLDLAAKLFVDPGDEVLVETPAYVGALQALTFLGARPTFLPCDGEGVLPDALAAALRRRPKLLYLTPTFQNPSGVCYSARRRAEVREALAGSDTLLLEDDPYRELWYDTAPPPPVAEGLDPARFLYMGSFSKTAVPGLRVGFMLGAPALVRKCVMAKQAADLHTNSLGQHLLARLLAEPAFDDHVAGLRRAYRPRRDALDAALTARLGGQLSWARPGGGMFLWARLAGGGDAAELLRMALGEGLAFVPGGEFHAEGEGRDTLRLNFSHSNEAKLQEGVERLGRAMEKWRGARGR; the protein is encoded by the coding sequence ATGCCCACCGTCGACCCCGGCTACCGCTTCGCGGCGCGCGTCGCCAGCCTCAAGAGCTCCGCCATCCGCGAGATCCTGCAGGTGGTGAACCGCCCCGACGTCATCTCGTTCGCGGGCGGGCTGCCGGCGCCCGAGCTCTTCCCCACCGAGCTCCTGGGCGCCCTGGCCCGCGACCTGCTCCAGTCGCGCGAGGCCCCGCAGGCGCTCCAGTACGGCGAGACCGAGGGCATCCCGGCGCTGCGGTCCCGCATCCTCCAGCGCGCCCCGTTCCCGCCGGGCACCTTCGGCGAGGACGGCGTCCTCGTGACGCAGGGGTCGCAGCAGGGGCTCGACCTGGCGGCGAAGCTGTTCGTCGATCCCGGCGACGAGGTGCTGGTCGAGACGCCCGCCTACGTCGGCGCGCTGCAGGCGCTCACCTTCCTCGGCGCGCGCCCGACCTTCCTCCCGTGCGACGGCGAGGGCGTCCTGCCCGACGCGCTGGCGGCCGCGCTCCGCCGCCGGCCCAAGCTCCTCTACCTCACCCCCACCTTCCAGAACCCGAGCGGCGTCTGCTACTCCGCCCGGCGCCGGGCCGAGGTCCGCGAGGCGCTGGCCGGCTCCGACACGCTGCTCCTCGAGGACGACCCGTACCGCGAGCTCTGGTACGACACGGCGCCCCCGCCGCCGGTGGCGGAGGGGCTCGACCCGGCGCGCTTCCTCTACATGGGCAGCTTCTCCAAGACGGCGGTGCCAGGGCTGCGGGTCGGGTTCATGCTCGGCGCGCCGGCGCTCGTCCGCAAGTGCGTGATGGCGAAGCAGGCCGCCGACCTGCACACGAACAGCCTGGGGCAGCACCTCCTGGCGAGGCTGCTCGCCGAGCCGGCCTTCGACGACCACGTCGCCGGCCTGCGCCGCGCCTACCGCCCCCGGCGCGACGCGCTCGACGCGGCGCTCACGGCTCGGCTCGGCGGCCAGCTCTCCTGGGCGCGACCCGGCGGCGGCATGTTCCTGTGGGCGCGCCTCGCGGGCGGCGGCGACGCGGCCGAGCTGCTCCGGATGGCACTCGGCGAGGGGCTCGCCTTCGTCCCCGGCGGCGAGTTCCACGCCGAGGGCGAGGGGCGCGACACGCTCCGGCTCAACTTCAGCCACTCGAACGAGGCGAAGCTCCAGGAGGGCGTGGAGCGGCTCGGGCGGGCGATGGAGAAGTGGCGCGGCGCTCGCGGGCGGTGA
- the rplU gene encoding 50S ribosomal protein L21 gives MYAVIRTGGKQYRVAQGDRVKIEKLEGDVGGKLTFDVLLVGGEGEAKVGSPIVAGAAVEGEILAQDKHKKVINFRKKKEGWTKKRGHRQPFTEVLITAVRA, from the coding sequence ATGTACGCGGTGATTCGGACCGGCGGAAAGCAGTATCGCGTCGCGCAGGGCGATCGCGTCAAGATCGAGAAGCTCGAGGGCGACGTCGGCGGGAAGCTGACGTTCGACGTGCTGCTCGTCGGCGGCGAGGGCGAGGCCAAGGTGGGCAGCCCGATCGTCGCGGGCGCCGCGGTCGAGGGCGAGATCCTCGCCCAGGACAAGCACAAGAAGGTCATCAACTTCCGCAAGAAGAAGGAGGGCTGGACCAAGAAGCGCGGTCACCGCCAGCCCTTCACCGAGGTCCTCATCACCGCCGTCCGCGCCTGA
- a CDS encoding tetratricopeptide repeat protein — MASRALVAALLLAAAATAAGAPEPYRCEARGGPPWREYRSAHFVADTDLAPADARQLVAQLEQLHALELQALVGEVVEIPGRLRVVALRDPRQFRELAGQEVRAYYRHAHGGPAVVLQSEGLRVAPEAVAHELAHHLSRFLFPRQPAWFSEGLAQFVETAATPRRAEEAAVGSHIARAGAGAAGGRWVGLAPEAMAKAVRATPLVPAHSLLAWSGRIDHAVPTRFHLSSWLLYHYLWNKRSGELSGYQRRLSDGESPAAAWLAAFPGYDPARPETLAGLDAELERYRRGGRFTSYQVPLPEVQVPVSERALGSAEVHVLLAGVRAGWPAPRAEAEALLAAELDEALREDPTNPIAIVQRARLGAGGPPPLAALRASVAARPGDGWAWFTLASQLRAPQEAKEREACYREAVALEPDAASAQNSLAWLLVESGRAREALPFANRAVDLAPWDPVIIDTLAVVAGELGQCPQALQLARRAVEALPPEGERTSAVRRHLEDFQRRCGSPPASSAAPVPEHP, encoded by the coding sequence ATGGCATCCCGCGCCCTCGTAGCGGCCCTCCTCCTCGCGGCAGCTGCGACCGCGGCAGGAGCGCCGGAGCCCTACCGCTGCGAGGCGCGGGGCGGGCCCCCCTGGCGCGAGTACCGCTCGGCGCACTTCGTCGCCGACACCGACCTCGCGCCCGCGGACGCGCGGCAGCTCGTGGCGCAGCTCGAGCAGCTCCACGCCCTGGAGCTGCAGGCGCTCGTCGGCGAGGTGGTCGAGATCCCGGGGCGGCTCCGGGTGGTGGCGCTGCGGGACCCGCGGCAGTTCCGGGAGCTGGCCGGACAGGAGGTCCGGGCCTACTACCGCCACGCCCACGGCGGGCCGGCCGTGGTCCTGCAGTCGGAGGGGCTGCGGGTCGCGCCGGAGGCGGTGGCCCACGAGCTGGCGCACCACCTCTCGCGCTTCCTGTTCCCCCGGCAGCCGGCCTGGTTCTCCGAGGGTCTCGCGCAGTTCGTCGAGACCGCGGCCACGCCGCGCCGCGCCGAGGAGGCGGCGGTCGGCTCGCACATCGCGCGCGCCGGCGCCGGCGCCGCCGGGGGCCGCTGGGTGGGACTCGCTCCCGAGGCGATGGCGAAAGCCGTCCGCGCCACGCCGCTCGTCCCGGCGCACAGCCTGCTCGCGTGGAGCGGCAGGATCGACCACGCGGTGCCGACGCGGTTCCACCTGTCGAGCTGGCTCCTCTATCACTATCTGTGGAACAAGCGCTCGGGCGAGCTCTCCGGATACCAGCGGCGGCTCTCGGACGGCGAGAGCCCCGCGGCGGCCTGGCTGGCCGCCTTCCCCGGGTACGACCCGGCGCGGCCGGAGACGCTCGCGGGGCTCGACGCGGAGCTGGAGCGGTACCGGCGCGGCGGGCGCTTCACCTCGTACCAGGTGCCCCTGCCGGAGGTGCAGGTCCCCGTCTCCGAGCGGGCGCTCGGCTCCGCCGAGGTGCACGTGCTCCTCGCCGGCGTCCGCGCCGGCTGGCCCGCACCGCGCGCCGAGGCGGAGGCGCTCCTCGCCGCGGAGCTCGACGAGGCGCTGCGCGAGGACCCCACGAACCCGATCGCGATCGTCCAGCGCGCCCGGCTCGGCGCGGGCGGGCCGCCGCCGCTCGCCGCGCTGCGCGCCTCGGTCGCCGCCCGCCCCGGCGACGGGTGGGCCTGGTTCACGCTCGCGAGCCAGCTCCGAGCGCCGCAGGAGGCGAAGGAGCGCGAGGCGTGCTACCGCGAGGCGGTGGCGCTCGAGCCGGACGCGGCCTCTGCCCAGAACTCCCTGGCCTGGCTCCTGGTGGAGAGCGGCCGCGCCCGCGAGGCGCTCCCGTTCGCGAACCGCGCCGTGGACCTCGCGCCCTGGGATCCCGTCATCATCGACACGCTGGCGGTCGTGGCGGGCGAGCTCGGGCAGTGTCCGCAGGCTTTGCAGCTGGCGCGGCGCGCGGTGGAGGCGCTCCCGCCGGAGGGCGAACGGACGAGCGCCGTGCGCCGGCACCTCGAGGACTTCCAGCGCCGCTGCGGGTCGCCGCCAGCCTCCTCAGCGGCACCCGTCCCAGAACACCCGTAG
- the rpmA gene encoding 50S ribosomal protein L27, which yields MAHKKGQGSSRNGRDSPGQHRGVKMYGSEQIVAGNIIVRQVGTLFHPGENVGMGRDYTLYAKTDGTVKYTRKRGDRRIVSIVPKAES from the coding sequence ATGGCTCACAAAAAAGGACAGGGCTCTTCGCGGAACGGCCGCGACTCCCCGGGGCAGCACCGCGGCGTGAAGATGTACGGCTCCGAGCAGATCGTGGCGGGCAACATCATCGTCCGCCAGGTCGGGACGCTCTTCCACCCCGGCGAGAACGTCGGGATGGGCCGCGACTACACGCTCTACGCCAAGACCGACGGCACCGTGAAGTACACCCGCAAGCGCGGCGACCGCCGCATCGTGTCGATCGTCCCCAAGGCCGAGAGCTAG
- a CDS encoding TrmH family RNA methyltransferase → MSLLGDPGFLLPERRDRIDRAVAERTRTLTVVMEAFCDPQNVNAVLRTCDAFGVQEVHVVEGPMKPYDRNRKISQNADKWLDVVRWKSSAECLDALKARGFAVYATHLDDGARPLGALSFAGKVALVFGNESRGVSAEALARADARYVIPMRGFVQSLNVSVAAAVSLARAVERREAERGRHGDLAEAEADELRQRFYGLAVRQRARIAKAERAETRPASGRALRRIRHG, encoded by the coding sequence GTGAGCCTGCTCGGCGACCCGGGGTTCCTGCTGCCCGAGCGGCGGGACCGGATCGACCGCGCGGTGGCGGAGCGCACGCGCACGCTGACGGTGGTGATGGAGGCGTTCTGCGATCCGCAGAACGTGAACGCCGTGCTCCGCACCTGCGACGCCTTCGGCGTGCAGGAGGTGCACGTGGTCGAGGGGCCCATGAAGCCCTACGACCGCAACCGGAAGATCAGCCAGAACGCCGACAAGTGGCTCGACGTCGTGCGCTGGAAGAGCAGCGCCGAGTGCCTCGACGCGCTCAAGGCGCGCGGGTTCGCCGTCTACGCCACCCACCTCGACGACGGCGCGCGGCCGCTCGGGGCGCTCTCCTTCGCGGGGAAGGTGGCGCTCGTCTTCGGGAACGAGAGCCGCGGCGTGTCGGCGGAGGCGCTCGCCCGCGCCGACGCGCGCTACGTCATCCCCATGCGCGGCTTCGTGCAGTCGCTCAACGTGTCGGTGGCGGCCGCGGTGAGCCTCGCCCGCGCCGTCGAGCGGCGCGAGGCGGAGCGCGGCCGGCACGGCGACCTGGCCGAGGCCGAGGCGGACGAGCTGCGCCAGCGCTTCTACGGCCTCGCCGTCCGCCAGCGCGCCCGCATCGCCAAGGCCGAGCGCGCCGAGACGCGCCCCGCCTCCGGCCGCGCGCTGCGCCGGATCCGGCACGGGTAG
- the gatB gene encoding Asp-tRNA(Asn)/Glu-tRNA(Gln) amidotransferase subunit GatB, whose amino-acid sequence MPVADFEVVMGLEVHAQLLTRTKIFCGCSTAFGGEPNAHTCPVCLGLPGVLPALNQRVVEFAVRAGLALGCEVKRKSVWARKNYFYPDLPKGYQISQYELPICEGGGVPITVDGKERVVQLVRIHMEEDAGKNVHGVAADGSSGVDLNRAGVPLCEIVSAPDLFSIDEATEYLKSLRAILMYLGVNDGNLEEGSFRCDANVSVRRRGAAALGQRCEIKNLNSFRFLRQAVEYEVRRQVEVLEGGGRVVQETRLFDPARGETRAMRSKEDAHDYRYFPEPDLPPLVLDDAFVEEVRRTLPELPRARAARYQRDLGLSAYDAQLLTAERAVAEFFDAALAAYGAGAEGAKKLANWVNGDVARLANESGLAPAAWKLTPEKLAALVKLVDAGTVGGPGAKQALEAVFREGGDPAEVVKARGLAQVSDEGAVEAAADAVLARSAAEVERYRGGNTKLMGFFVGQVMKEMKGKGNPAVVNAVLKRKLGP is encoded by the coding sequence ATGCCGGTCGCCGACTTCGAGGTGGTGATGGGGCTGGAGGTGCACGCCCAGCTCCTCACCCGGACCAAGATCTTCTGCGGCTGCTCCACCGCGTTCGGCGGCGAGCCGAACGCCCACACCTGCCCGGTCTGCCTGGGGCTGCCGGGCGTGCTCCCGGCGCTCAACCAGCGGGTGGTGGAGTTCGCGGTCCGCGCCGGGCTCGCGCTCGGCTGCGAGGTGAAGCGTAAGAGCGTCTGGGCGCGGAAGAACTACTTCTACCCGGACCTGCCGAAGGGCTACCAGATCTCGCAGTACGAGCTGCCCATCTGCGAGGGCGGCGGCGTGCCGATCACGGTGGACGGGAAGGAGCGGGTGGTCCAGCTCGTCCGCATCCACATGGAGGAGGACGCCGGGAAGAACGTCCACGGCGTCGCCGCCGACGGCAGCTCCGGGGTGGACCTCAACCGCGCCGGCGTGCCGCTGTGCGAGATCGTCTCCGCCCCCGACCTCTTCTCCATCGACGAGGCCACCGAGTACCTCAAGTCGCTGCGCGCCATCCTCATGTACCTGGGGGTGAACGACGGCAACCTGGAGGAGGGCTCGTTCCGCTGCGACGCCAACGTGAGCGTGCGGCGCCGCGGCGCCGCCGCGCTGGGCCAGCGCTGCGAGATCAAGAACCTGAACTCCTTCCGCTTCCTCCGGCAGGCGGTCGAGTACGAGGTGCGGCGCCAGGTGGAGGTGCTCGAGGGCGGCGGCCGGGTGGTGCAGGAGACGCGCCTCTTCGACCCCGCCCGCGGCGAGACGCGCGCCATGCGCTCCAAGGAGGACGCGCACGACTACCGCTACTTCCCGGAGCCGGACCTCCCGCCGCTCGTCCTCGACGACGCGTTCGTGGAGGAGGTGCGGCGCACGCTGCCCGAGCTGCCGCGCGCCCGCGCCGCGCGCTACCAGCGGGACCTCGGCCTCTCCGCCTACGACGCGCAGCTCCTCACCGCCGAGCGCGCGGTGGCGGAGTTCTTCGACGCGGCGCTGGCGGCCTACGGCGCGGGCGCGGAGGGCGCGAAGAAGCTCGCCAACTGGGTGAACGGCGACGTGGCGCGGCTCGCGAACGAGAGCGGCCTCGCGCCGGCGGCCTGGAAGCTCACCCCGGAGAAGCTGGCAGCGCTCGTGAAGCTCGTCGACGCTGGCACCGTCGGCGGCCCCGGCGCGAAGCAGGCGCTGGAGGCCGTCTTCCGCGAGGGCGGCGACCCGGCCGAGGTGGTGAAGGCGCGCGGGCTGGCGCAGGTGTCCGACGAGGGCGCGGTGGAGGCGGCGGCCGACGCCGTCCTCGCCCGCAGCGCCGCCGAGGTGGAGCGCTACCGCGGCGGCAACACCAAGCTCATGGGCTTCTTCGTCGGGCAGGTCATGAAGGAGATGAAGGGGAAGGGCAACCCGGCCGTCGTGAACGCGGTCCTCAAGCGGAAGCTGGGGCCTTAG
- a CDS encoding ion channel: MTGSSPRRGRQRRHLAPFGTGRDVVSVGLESSALHDAYHTLLTMRWRAFFLLVFLGYVAANGLFALGYWALGDGIENAEPGSFRDAFFFSVQTLATIGYGKMAPRTLGANLLVALEALLGMVGLAVTTGLVFARFSRPTARVLFSKVAVVGPYEGVPSLMFRMANARSSQIVEARLKLTLIRNEITREGRPVRRLHDLALVRSEHAAFALTWTAVHPITPGSPLAGAEPEALREAMADLVVSLTGIDEGLSQSVHARHGYRSDDIRWGSRFADILTPGAERSFVDYDRFHDVEPLDAAPLAPPEPRSVRNP, encoded by the coding sequence GTGACGGGCTCCTCGCCTCGCCGCGGCCGCCAGCGCCGCCACCTGGCGCCCTTCGGCACCGGCCGCGACGTCGTCTCGGTGGGGCTCGAGTCGAGCGCCCTCCACGACGCGTACCACACGCTGCTCACCATGCGCTGGCGGGCGTTCTTCCTGCTCGTCTTCCTCGGCTACGTGGCGGCGAACGGCCTCTTCGCGCTCGGCTACTGGGCGCTCGGCGACGGCATCGAGAACGCCGAGCCCGGCTCGTTCCGCGACGCCTTCTTCTTCAGCGTCCAGACGCTCGCCACCATCGGCTACGGGAAGATGGCGCCCCGCACCCTGGGCGCGAACCTGCTGGTGGCGCTCGAGGCGCTGCTCGGGATGGTCGGGCTCGCCGTCACGACCGGGCTCGTCTTCGCACGCTTCTCGCGGCCGACGGCGCGCGTCCTCTTCAGCAAGGTGGCGGTGGTGGGGCCGTACGAGGGCGTCCCCTCGCTCATGTTCCGCATGGCGAACGCGCGCTCCAGCCAGATCGTGGAGGCGCGGCTCAAGCTGACGCTCATCCGCAACGAGATCACGCGCGAGGGGCGCCCGGTGCGGCGCCTGCACGACCTGGCGCTCGTCCGCAGCGAGCACGCCGCCTTCGCCCTCACCTGGACCGCGGTCCACCCCATCACCCCCGGCAGCCCGCTCGCCGGGGCCGAGCCGGAGGCGCTGCGCGAGGCGATGGCCGATCTGGTCGTCTCGCTGACCGGGATCGACGAGGGCCTGTCGCAGAGCGTCCACGCCCGGCACGGCTACCGATCGGACGACATCCGCTGGGGCTCGCGCTTCGCGGACATCCTCACCCCCGGCGCGGAGCGCTCGTTCGTCGACTACGACCGCTTCCACGACGTGGAGCCGCTCGACGCGGCGCCGCTCGCCCCGCCCGAGCCGCGAAGTGTCCGGAATCCTTGA
- a CDS encoding YkvA family protein gives MKKIRPCPACGKPQGSNAVCLSCRDAAAKELAREARDVTDGGLAARADAAGRFLDRPPWYARFAAGKVLTRLRLLRMILGDYASGAYRLVPWRSIAVCAAAMAYVILPFDLIPDWIVPIGWTDDLLVLSLAWGMVKRELREYCAWKGVSPAHFGL, from the coding sequence TTGAAGAAGATCCGCCCCTGCCCCGCCTGCGGGAAGCCGCAGGGCTCGAACGCCGTCTGCCTCTCCTGCCGCGACGCGGCCGCGAAGGAGCTGGCCCGGGAGGCGCGCGACGTCACCGACGGCGGGCTGGCGGCGCGCGCCGACGCCGCCGGCCGCTTCCTCGACCGCCCGCCCTGGTACGCGCGCTTCGCGGCGGGGAAGGTCCTCACCCGGCTGCGCCTGCTGCGCATGATCCTGGGCGACTACGCGAGCGGCGCCTACCGGCTCGTCCCGTGGCGCTCGATCGCCGTCTGCGCGGCGGCGATGGCGTACGTGATCCTGCCCTTCGACCTCATCCCGGACTGGATCGTGCCCATCGGCTGGACCGACGACCTCCTCGTCCTGAGCCTCGCCTGGGGGATGGTGAAGCGCGAGCTGCGCGAGTACTGCGCGTGGAAGGGCGTCTCCCCGGCGCACTTCGGGCTGTGA
- the mtnA gene encoding S-methyl-5-thioribose-1-phosphate isomerase, producing the protein MTTGREPLRPVLYDDAADRVRLLDQRRLPDEERWLALETVDEVVDAIKTLAVRGAPAIGVAAGYALACAARRGAGPRELAAAAERLTGARPTAVNLAWAVRRMSARFADEPAALLREAHAIRDEDEAACRRIGALGAELLPREAQILTHCNAGALATAGYGTALGVVRSAFEQGKGRMVFADETRPFLQGARLTAWELHRDGIPVTVLTDGMAGWLMQRGEIGCVVVGADRIAATGDVANKIGTYALAVLAAHHRIPFYVAAPWSTVDLATATGGDIPIEERASDEVVMLAGQRIAPAGVKARYPAFDVTPAALVTAIVTERGVVRAPHAEGLRALARL; encoded by the coding sequence ATGACGACGGGACGTGAGCCGCTGCGGCCGGTGCTCTACGACGACGCCGCCGACCGGGTCCGCCTGCTCGACCAGCGCCGGCTGCCGGACGAGGAGCGCTGGCTCGCGCTCGAGACCGTGGACGAGGTGGTGGACGCCATCAAGACGCTGGCGGTGCGCGGCGCGCCCGCCATCGGCGTCGCCGCCGGCTACGCGCTCGCCTGCGCGGCGCGTCGCGGCGCCGGGCCGCGGGAGCTCGCGGCGGCGGCCGAGCGGCTCACCGGCGCGCGCCCCACGGCGGTGAACCTCGCCTGGGCGGTGCGGCGCATGTCGGCGCGGTTCGCGGACGAGCCGGCGGCCCTCCTCCGCGAGGCGCACGCCATCCGCGACGAGGACGAGGCGGCCTGCCGGCGCATCGGGGCGCTCGGCGCGGAGCTGCTGCCGCGCGAGGCGCAGATCCTCACCCACTGCAACGCCGGCGCGCTCGCCACCGCCGGCTACGGCACCGCGCTCGGCGTCGTGCGCTCCGCCTTCGAGCAGGGGAAGGGGCGGATGGTCTTCGCCGACGAGACGCGGCCGTTCCTGCAGGGCGCGCGGCTCACCGCCTGGGAGCTGCACCGGGACGGCATCCCGGTCACCGTGCTCACCGACGGGATGGCGGGCTGGCTCATGCAGCGCGGCGAGATCGGCTGCGTCGTGGTGGGCGCCGACCGCATCGCCGCCACGGGCGACGTCGCGAACAAGATCGGCACCTACGCCCTGGCCGTGCTGGCCGCCCACCACCGGATCCCGTTCTACGTGGCGGCCCCGTGGAGCACGGTGGACCTCGCCACGGCCACCGGCGGGGACATCCCCATCGAGGAGCGCGCGAGCGACGAGGTGGTGATGCTGGCCGGCCAGCGCATCGCCCCGGCGGGCGTGAAGGCGCGCTACCCCGCCTTCGACGTGACCCCCGCGGCGCTCGTCACCGCGATCGTGACCGAGCGCGGCGTGGTGCGCGCCCCGCACGCGGAGGGGCTGCGGGCGCTGGCGCGGTTATGA
- a CDS encoding bifunctional helix-turn-helix transcriptional regulator/GNAT family N-acetyltransferase: MPTPDRLPAPSARRIEAVRNFNRFYTRRIGVLSEGLLHSEFTLTESRLLWELAHAESVTASELARRLDLDAGYLSRLLRGFGRRGLVKRTRSKGDGREVLLDLTAAGRRAFASLNARSEEEVGAMLAALPDGQQDHLIHSLSTIERLLDDAKGRAARAPYLLRAHQPGDIGWVVSRHGAIYAQEYRWDLTFEALVARIAADFIDRFEPSREACWIAERDGVNVGCVFLVQWRDEATQQPVEGVAQLRMLLVEPAARGLGIGARLVRECSRFARQAGYRSIRLWTNSVLTAARGIYQKEGYRLVASEPHRSFGQDLVGEIWELTLA; the protein is encoded by the coding sequence ATGCCGACGCCGGACCGACTCCCAGCTCCGAGCGCGCGCCGCATCGAGGCCGTGCGGAACTTCAACCGCTTCTACACGCGCCGCATCGGGGTCCTGAGCGAGGGGCTCCTGCACTCCGAGTTCACGTTGACGGAGTCGCGGCTGCTGTGGGAGCTCGCCCACGCCGAGTCCGTCACCGCCTCCGAGCTCGCCCGCCGGCTCGACCTCGACGCCGGGTACCTGAGCCGGCTGCTCCGCGGCTTCGGCCGGCGCGGGCTCGTCAAGCGCACCCGCTCGAAGGGAGACGGCCGGGAGGTCCTGCTCGACCTGACCGCCGCCGGCCGGCGCGCCTTCGCGTCCCTGAACGCGCGGTCGGAGGAGGAGGTGGGGGCGATGCTGGCCGCCCTCCCCGACGGCCAGCAGGATCACCTCATCCACTCCCTCTCGACGATCGAGCGGCTGCTCGACGACGCGAAGGGCCGCGCGGCCCGCGCCCCGTACCTCCTGCGGGCGCACCAGCCCGGCGACATCGGCTGGGTCGTCTCGCGGCACGGCGCGATCTACGCGCAGGAGTACCGTTGGGACCTCACCTTCGAGGCGCTCGTGGCGCGGATCGCCGCCGACTTCATCGACCGCTTCGAGCCCTCCCGGGAGGCTTGCTGGATCGCCGAGCGCGACGGCGTGAACGTGGGGTGCGTGTTCCTCGTGCAGTGGAGGGACGAGGCGACCCAGCAGCCGGTCGAGGGCGTGGCCCAGCTCCGGATGCTGCTGGTGGAGCCCGCGGCGCGCGGCCTCGGGATCGGCGCGCGGCTCGTCCGCGAGTGCTCTCGCTTCGCGCGGCAGGCCGGCTACCGGAGCATCCGGCTGTGGACGAACAGCGTCCTCACCGCGGCGCGCGGGATCTATCAGAAAGAAGGCTACCGCCTCGTCGCGAGCGAGCCCCACCGCAGCTTCGGCCAGGACCTCGTCGGCGAGATCTGGGAGCTGACGCTCGCGTGA
- the obgE gene encoding GTPase ObgE, whose product MKFVDEVRIHVKAGDGGDGAVAWRREKFIPKGGPAGGDGGDGGDVVLVVDPQLMTLLDYRYVREHTAKSGGQGLGSDMNGRNGPHLELRVPPGTLVRDAATGEVLFDLAEPGQRAVVAKGGKGGLGNMNFATSTRQAPRFSEPGTEGEEKDLVLELKLLADVGIVGFPNAGKSTLISRISRARPKIADYPFTTLTPNLGVVGWRGEKSFVVADIPGLIEGAHEGAGLGHQFLRHVERCRVLVHLVDGAPQGEGRSPKADLDAIDRELALYSPVLAEKPQIVAVNKLDVPEARANAAKLKRALARRKKGPKEVLALSAVTGEGLDALLDAVAAVLFQTQAKDRGGAGRKLGKRRQAK is encoded by the coding sequence ATGAAGTTCGTCGACGAGGTCCGCATCCACGTGAAGGCCGGCGACGGCGGCGACGGCGCGGTCGCCTGGCGGCGGGAGAAGTTCATCCCGAAGGGCGGGCCGGCCGGCGGCGACGGCGGCGACGGCGGCGACGTGGTGCTGGTGGTCGATCCCCAGCTCATGACCCTGCTCGACTACCGGTACGTGCGCGAGCACACCGCCAAGAGCGGCGGGCAGGGGCTCGGGTCCGACATGAACGGGCGGAACGGCCCCCACCTCGAGCTGCGCGTCCCCCCCGGCACGCTGGTGCGCGACGCCGCCACGGGCGAGGTGCTGTTCGACCTGGCCGAGCCGGGGCAGCGCGCCGTGGTGGCCAAGGGCGGCAAGGGCGGCCTCGGCAACATGAACTTCGCCACCTCCACCCGCCAGGCCCCGCGCTTCTCCGAGCCGGGCACCGAGGGGGAGGAGAAGGACCTCGTCCTCGAGCTGAAGCTGCTCGCCGACGTCGGCATCGTCGGCTTCCCCAACGCCGGCAAGTCCACCCTCATCAGCCGCATCTCGCGGGCGCGGCCCAAGATCGCCGACTACCCGTTCACGACGCTCACGCCGAACCTGGGCGTGGTGGGCTGGCGCGGCGAGAAGAGCTTCGTGGTGGCCGACATCCCGGGCCTCATCGAGGGCGCCCACGAGGGCGCCGGGCTCGGGCACCAGTTCCTGCGCCACGTCGAGCGCTGCCGCGTGCTCGTCCACCTGGTCGACGGCGCGCCGCAGGGCGAGGGGCGCTCGCCCAAGGCCGACCTCGACGCCATCGACCGCGAGCTGGCGCTCTACTCGCCGGTGCTGGCCGAGAAGCCGCAGATCGTGGCGGTGAACAAGCTCGACGTGCCGGAGGCGCGCGCGAACGCCGCCAAGCTGAAGCGCGCGCTGGCGCGCCGCAAGAAGGGGCCGAAGGAGGTGCTGGCCCTCTCGGCGGTGACCGGGGAGGGCCTCGACGCCCTGCTCGACGCGGTGGCGGCGGTGCTGTTCCAGACGCAGGCGAAGGACCGCGGCGGCGCCGGGCGCAAGCTCGGCAAGCGGAGGCAGGCGAAGTGA